A single genomic interval of Stieleria maiorica harbors:
- a CDS encoding BatA domain-containing protein yields the protein MSLLNAALAFGAFAFTIPLVIHLFFRSRFKTVDWGAMYLLESVVRVNRRRMQVTNLLLLLLRCAIPVLLAFCLARPMWTGLRALAGDAPKTLVIAIDDSRSMSVTPPGEPSRIEVAKEEIRTVLADLTRRDEVMLVRSSRLGAVAAKMGVSDALAKLRRIDARGNAVSIGQLIDAAIVASEEGSYPRRQILVVSDFQSGAVDAATLEAARRIAETNRIAAETDGGTRLVVDMLDVGSSWDDLANVSVDAVSIESPVVVSERSGVYTATLRNASDLPANDLRLIWSVDGKPLEPRVVSIDAKSTSTNRLTHSIDRAGIHEVAATIDRGDVLVDDNTRRVAVEVIDEVNVLLVEGGSSKEPLGGQADFLAIALSPFAFGGDDRPDPVRAAVVSPQKLESALQENRTRVVILCGVGQLPDSAKQRLAIFVDQGGALVVFDGRTLRADLYNQVWRGDDAELTFPATLGEIVGNPDVDSAGPEESFAIDQPTTLYQPWRILARGDANPFSGVDVFAYRSLAVDEADQRDATGRVVLLRTADGAPLAVMDAVGEGTVVQFAVSGNAAWTNLPLRPVFLPLVQQLVLDLAGKRSDAMLQVGQPIVIGEDDWPVPDVKLGAQTRTTYAARTPSGQFEIPPPAADDPVRLTATYAPGVYTIQKRVTDLQDPDKVAVAEIMRIATVDASESLLVDVGEERQQALATILNAGVFQTAAVLQDADRSRSFGRELWRVILVVLLVALVAELWLQQNLVARRRITGGTP from the coding sequence ATGAGCCTTCTTAATGCCGCGTTGGCCTTCGGTGCGTTCGCGTTCACGATCCCGCTGGTCATCCATCTGTTCTTTCGCAGCCGATTCAAAACGGTTGACTGGGGAGCGATGTACTTGCTCGAAAGTGTCGTGCGGGTCAATCGGCGGCGGATGCAGGTGACCAATTTGTTGCTGTTGTTGCTGCGGTGTGCGATCCCGGTGCTGCTGGCGTTCTGTTTGGCCCGGCCGATGTGGACGGGGCTTCGCGCGCTGGCCGGTGACGCACCGAAAACGTTGGTCATCGCGATCGATGATTCACGCAGCATGTCGGTCACGCCGCCGGGCGAACCGTCACGGATCGAGGTCGCCAAGGAAGAGATCCGCACCGTGCTGGCCGATCTGACGCGGCGTGACGAAGTGATGCTGGTTCGCAGTTCACGCTTGGGTGCCGTCGCTGCCAAGATGGGAGTTTCGGATGCGTTGGCCAAGCTTCGAAGAATCGATGCCCGGGGCAACGCCGTCTCGATCGGCCAACTGATCGACGCGGCCATCGTCGCGTCTGAAGAGGGATCGTATCCCCGACGTCAGATTCTGGTCGTGTCGGACTTCCAGTCCGGCGCCGTCGATGCGGCGACGTTGGAAGCGGCGCGACGGATCGCCGAGACCAACCGGATTGCAGCGGAAACCGATGGCGGAACGCGGCTGGTCGTCGACATGCTGGACGTGGGTTCCAGTTGGGATGATCTGGCCAACGTCTCGGTCGATGCGGTCTCGATCGAATCGCCGGTCGTCGTCAGCGAACGATCGGGCGTGTACACGGCGACGCTGCGGAATGCATCCGACCTTCCGGCCAACGACTTGCGGCTGATCTGGTCGGTCGACGGAAAACCGTTGGAACCTCGCGTGGTGTCGATCGATGCGAAATCAACGTCGACCAATCGGCTGACACACTCCATCGACCGAGCCGGGATTCATGAAGTCGCCGCGACGATCGATCGCGGTGACGTCCTGGTCGACGACAACACACGCCGTGTCGCGGTGGAGGTGATCGATGAAGTCAACGTGTTGCTGGTCGAAGGTGGTTCCAGCAAGGAGCCGCTGGGTGGCCAGGCCGACTTTCTAGCGATCGCGCTCAGCCCGTTTGCCTTCGGCGGCGATGATCGCCCCGATCCGGTCCGTGCCGCTGTCGTGTCCCCGCAAAAGCTGGAATCTGCACTCCAGGAAAACCGGACGCGCGTCGTGATTCTCTGCGGTGTCGGACAGCTTCCCGATTCGGCCAAACAGCGACTCGCCATCTTTGTTGACCAGGGTGGCGCTTTGGTCGTGTTCGACGGACGAACCCTGCGCGCGGACCTCTACAACCAGGTCTGGCGCGGCGACGATGCCGAGCTGACCTTTCCGGCGACGCTGGGCGAGATCGTCGGCAATCCCGACGTCGACTCCGCTGGCCCCGAGGAATCGTTTGCGATCGACCAACCCACCACGCTGTACCAGCCCTGGAGGATCTTGGCGCGGGGCGACGCCAATCCGTTTTCCGGCGTCGACGTTTTCGCCTACCGCTCGCTGGCGGTCGACGAAGCGGATCAGCGCGACGCGACCGGTCGTGTCGTTTTGCTCCGCACGGCCGATGGTGCCCCGCTGGCGGTGATGGATGCCGTGGGCGAAGGGACGGTCGTGCAGTTCGCGGTTTCTGGCAACGCGGCCTGGACCAATCTGCCGCTGCGTCCCGTGTTTCTGCCATTGGTCCAACAGCTGGTACTGGACTTGGCGGGCAAACGGAGTGACGCGATGCTCCAGGTGGGACAACCGATCGTGATCGGCGAAGACGACTGGCCGGTCCCCGACGTGAAACTGGGGGCACAGACGCGAACCACCTACGCCGCCCGTACGCCGAGTGGGCAGTTCGAGATCCCGCCGCCCGCCGCCGACGATCCGGTCCGGCTGACCGCGACCTATGCCCCCGGTGTGTACACGATTCAAAAACGCGTGACCGACCTGCAAGATCCAGATAAAGTCGCCGTCGCGGAAATCATGCGAATCGCCACGGTGGACGCTTCGGAATCGCTGTTGGTCGACGTGGGTGAAGAACGCCAACAGGCATTGGCAACGATTTTGAACGCGGGTGTTTTCCAGACGGCTGCCGTGTTGCAAGACGCCGACCGTTCGCGTTCGTTCGGACGCGAGCTTTGGCGTGTGATCTTGGTCGTCCTGTTGGTGGCCTTGGTCGCCGAGCTGTGGTTGCAGCAGAACCTGGTGGCGCGACGAAGAATCACGGGAGGCACGCCGTAA